A genomic region of Trifolium pratense cultivar HEN17-A07 linkage group LG3, ARS_RC_1.1, whole genome shotgun sequence contains the following coding sequences:
- the LOC123913635 gene encoding RGG repeats nuclear RNA binding protein A-like, whose amino-acid sequence MKFSFEGDSGYPTERRGYGAPRAPYRVGGERRRGGFSNGEAGEEGRPRRTFDRHSGSGRGGGFKREGAGRGNWGTQSDEIAQVTEEVSNEPEKNVAEEKPAGNEDATAEGNKDAPANEAEEKEPEDKEMTLEEYEKVLEEKRKALQALKTEGRKVDTKEFESMKPLSCKKENDEIFAKLGSDKDKRKDAFEKEKAKKALSINEFLKPAEGEKYYNLGGRGGRGGRGGRGGSRGGGYGGNAYSNVPAPSIEDPGQFPTLGGGK is encoded by the coding sequence ATGAAATTCTCTTTCGAAGGAGATTCTGGGTATCCCACTGAGAGACGAGGTTATGGTGCACCGCGTGCTCCTTATCGTGTTGGAGGCGAGCGCCGCCGTGGAGGTTTCAGCAATGGTGAAGCTGGTGAAGAAGGCCGCCCACGTAGGACATTTGATCGCCACAGTGGAAGTGGACGAGGTGGTGGATTCAAACGTGAAGGTGCTGGACGAGGCAATTGGGGAACTCAATCTGATGAAATTGCCCAGGTGACTGAGGAAGTGTCAAATGAGCCTGAAAAGAATGTGGCTGAGGAGAAGCCTGCTGGCAACGAAGATGCCACAGCTGAAGGAAATAAGGATGCTCCTGCTAATGAAGCTGAAGAGAAGGAGCCTGAGGATAAGGAGATGACATTGGAAGAATATGAGAAAGTGCTGGAAGAGAAAAGGAAAGCCCTTCAGGCACTCAAGACTGAAGGAAGAAAGGTGGATACTAAGGAGTTTGAATCCATGAAGCCACTTTCATGCAAGAAAGAGAATGACGAGATCTTTGCTAAACTGGGATCTGACAAGGACAAACGCAAAGATGCTTttgagaaagagaaagcaaaGAAGGCCTTGAGCATTAATGAGTTTCTGAAGCCTGCTGAAGGAGAGAAGTATTACAACCTAGGTGGACGTGGTGGCCGTGGAGGACGTGGCGGCCGTGGTGGTTCAAGAGGAGGAGGTTAT